GTGGCCCAGATAGACCACGCGCCCCTCGGCCGGCAAAAGTTGCAGCAGCGCCCGGCCCAGCGTGGATTTCCCCGAGCCGGATTCGCCGACCACGCCGATGGTCTGGCCCTGCCGAAGCGTCAGGTCGATGCCGCGGACGGCGGTGAACCGCGTGTCGCGGCGCAGGAAACCCGCGGGCCGGCCGAAGGTCACCTTGACGTCAGTGCCCCGCAGCAGGACCGGCGCGCTGTCGGGCACCGCGTGCTTCTCGCCCTCGGGCTCGGCGTCCAGCAGCATCCGCGTATAGGGTTTCTCGGGCGCGTCGAAGATGCGCCGCGTCGGTCCTTCCTCTTCCACCAGACCGTTCTGCATCACGTAGACCCGGTCGGCGAAGGCCTCGACGATGCCGAGGTCGTGGGTGATGAACAGGATCGACATGCCCAGCCGCTGCTGCAGCTCGGCCAACAGGCGCAGGATCTCGGCCTGGATCGTGACGTCGAGCGCGGTGGTGGGTTCGTCGGCGATCAGCAGGTCGGGATCGTTGGCCAGCGCCATCGCGATCATCACCCGCTGGCGCTGGCCGCCCGAAAGCTCGTAGGGGTAGGACTTCATCCGCCGCGCGGGATCGGGGATCTGCACCAGCTCCAAAAGTTCCAGCACCCGGGCCGAGGCGTCGCGCGGGCTGAGCCCGCCATGGACGCGCAGGGGTTCGGAGAGCTGCGCCTCGATCGTGTAGAGCGGGTCGAGCGAGGTCATGGGTTCCTGGAAGATCATCGTGATCTTGCGCCCGCGCAGCCGGTTGAGCCTGTCGGGCGCGAGGTTCAGGATCTCCTCGCCGCGATAACGCACCGACCCCGTCGCCCGCCCGTTCGCGGCCAGCAACCCCATCGCCGCCATCATCACCTGACTTTTCCCCGAGCCCGACTCGCCCACCACCGCGACCGTCTCGCCCGGCGCGACATGCAGCGACACGCCCCGGACCGCCTCGACCGTCCCGTCAGGCGTGTCGAAGCTCACCCGGATATCGTCCACCTCGAATACGCGGTCGGCCATCTCAGCGGTCCTTCGGGTCGAGCGCATCGCGCAGCCCGTCGCCGATGAAGTTCAGCGCGAACAGCAGAACGGTCATCGTCGCGGCGGGGAAGATCAGCATGTAGGGCGCGTTGCGCATGTTCTTGGCGCCTTCCGCGATCAGCACGCCCAGCGAGGTCAGCGGTTCCTGCACGCCGAGCCCGAGGAAGGAGAGGAAGCTCTCCAGCAGGATCACCTTGGGGATCATCAGCGTCATGTAGATGATGACCGTGCCCAGC
This genomic window from Rhodovulum sp. ES.010 contains:
- a CDS encoding ABC transporter ATP-binding protein; this encodes MADRVFEVDDIRVSFDTPDGTVEAVRGVSLHVAPGETVAVVGESGSGKSQVMMAAMGLLAANGRATGSVRYRGEEILNLAPDRLNRLRGRKITMIFQEPMTSLDPLYTIEAQLSEPLRVHGGLSPRDASARVLELLELVQIPDPARRMKSYPYELSGGQRQRVMIAMALANDPDLLIADEPTTALDVTIQAEILRLLAELQQRLGMSILFITHDLGIVEAFADRVYVMQNGLVEEEGPTRRIFDAPEKPYTRMLLDAEPEGEKHAVPDSAPVLLRGTDVKVTFGRPAGFLRRDTRFTAVRGIDLTLRQGQTIGVVGESGSGKSTLGRALLQLLPAEGRVVYLGHEIGGLDRAAMKPFRDGLQMVFQDPYGALSPRMTVSEIVTEGLLVHEPGLTRRERARRAAQALEDVGLEPAMRNRFPHEFSGGQRQRIAIARAVVLRPRVIVLDEPTSALDRSVQKQAIDLLRRLQAEHRLSYIFISHDLAVVRAMADYVMVMKDGAVVEEGPTAAIFEAPKDAYTRNLMRAAFELRRLLTG